Below is a genomic region from Nitrospira sp..
ATGATCCACCTAATGGAATCATCTGATCGCTTTCCTTCGATGCCGTGGCGCACTCGTGTCCGAGCACGCATGTGCGGAGCGAGAATGTGCTCAGCAGCGGGTATGTCGAACGCGCGTACCTCGTGTCCGGCGCGCGCTTCATTGACGCCTCTAGCGCCGGTTGTGTATAAGGAATGCGCCTTTTGTAATCATATTCTTGGACGGTGATGGGTTATGGCGACACGTGAATTTCATGACGGCGGGCAAGACGGCTTAGAAGCCCTCGAGCCGCTCGACCCGGACAAAATCGGCTCCTTCAACGATCTGCTGGTCGCGATGGGCAAGACAGCGTTCGGCGGCCGTCGGTTGGGCGAAGCGTTCGAAGTCCTCAATGCGATGATCGAGGATGCCGACTGCAAGGTGGTATTGACGCTCTCCGGAGCCATGACTATCGCCAAGATGGGCAAGATCATCAGCACGATGGTGGATCGCGGCATGGTCCACTGCATCATCTCCACCGGCGCACTGATCGCGCATGGCTTGAGCGAGTCAATCGGAAAGACGCATTATCGTGTCAATCCGGCGGTGTCTGATGAGGAGCTCTTCGAGAAGGGCTACAATCGCGTCTACGATACGTTGGAGATGGAGTCGAATCTCAACTATGTCGAGCAGGTGGTTTCGCAGACGCTGAAGCGCGTGAACTATGATGCGCCGCTCTCGTCTGAAATCCTGACGCGCGAGTTGGGTAAGACGTTGGCTGAAGAGTACGAGGGAGACGGGATTCTCAAAAGCGCGTATCTGAAGAAAGTGCCGGTCTATATTCCGGCCTACACCGATTCGGAGATGGGATTGGATGTGGGTACCTGGGCCATGGGAAGGGCGATTGCCCAGGCCCGTTCTCAAGCGAAGCCCGGAGACGATTTGGGCTTGCTGCGCAGTCTCCATCAGTCACTCCCGTCCTTTAATCCCTACCTGGACCTCAATAGCTATGCCGGCCAGATCTTGTCCGCCAAGAAGATCGGGATTTTTACGATCGGCGGCGGGGTGCCGAGAAATTGGGCGCAACAGGTCGGACCCTATATCGAAATCGGCAATCATCGGCTGGGCCTCTCGGTGAAGCCGCCACGGTTCCACTATGGCGTGCGGATCTGCCCCGAGCCGGATTATTGGGGCGGCTTGAGCGGGTGCACCTACCAAGAAGGAATTTCGTGGGGCAAGTTTGTTCCTCCGGCCGAGGGGGGGCGGTTTGCCGAAGTGCTCAGCGATGCGACGGTGGTGTGGCCTCTGCTGATGATGGGCCTGTTGGAGCGGCAGCGGATGCGGGATAAGCAACCATCATGAATAGTTCGCGGCGTGGCATCATGATCGCGGGTTGGGCGATGGCCTGCTGTGTCGCGCTCTTCCCCTCCCTGTCCGGTGCCAAGGACGAGCCCGGTCAAGCGGAGACTCGCATGCGGGGCCAGGCCAATGCGCCGGTCACGCTGATCGAGTATTCGGATTTCACCTGCGGCTACTGTTTGAAATTTTTTCGCGAGACCTGGCCGAGAATCCAAGCCCGGTATGTGGATACCGGTAAAGTGAAGTTTCTCTACCGCGACTATCCGCGCGCTGACCAGGGACCCGGTCTCGATGCGGCGTTGGCGGCGCGTTGTGCCGGGGGCCAGGGGAAGTATTGGGCCATGCACGATCGCCTGTTTGCAGAGGGCGGGCGCATCGATCAAGCGGTTATTCTGCGGCATGCCGTCGCCATCGGGTTGACCCAATCCGTGTTTGAGCGCTGTCTCAAGGAAAAATCGCACGTCGCGTCAATTTTTGCAGATCGGGAAGAGGCCAATCGCTGGGGATTTCACGGAACCCCTGGGTTCATTCTTGTGCGGACGGCGAGCGGCCCTACGGAGAAAGAGCCTGCGATCGCGATCCCCGGAGCGTTTCCGTTCGAAATGTTTGCCGAAGAAATCGATCGGCTGCTCGCGAGTACTCCGCATTCACGCGGAGGAACAGAGCGTGAGTCTCTCATTCGACCCGTGCGGTCTGTTGAACGCTCCAGGCCGCTTGTCCGCGATCCACACGTGCCATAACGTAGGAGTAACTATGGCTTCCACGCAATCATTCTGGTCAGTGCCTCAGCATGAGGGGACGGCTGAGTTTTGGGTGTGCATGTCCTGTCTGGGGGAAGTGTTTTACCGAAAAGTGCCGATGCCTGACTGTCCGTCCTGCCACGGGGTGTCCACGTATGAAAGCTTTACGTTGGAAGCCGTGCGCGATTGGGGAACGGACGAACTCATTGCGAAGGCTGCGGCTGAACAACAGGCCGCCGAGGCGGATCAGCCTGCCTCCATTCCTGCCTCGTCCTAGAGGGAGATCGCGCGTTTGCAGGAACCACGTCCGTTTCTCGTCCATGGAGTTTGGAAGCGCAACGCTCTCACGGCTGGCGTGACTAATCCGTTTACGGGACACGTCTTTGCGGAAGTCTGTCAGGCCGGTGAGAGCGATGTTGAAGAGGCGATTGCCTCCTCAGTGGCGGCCGCGCCCGTTATGGCGAAGCTGGCTTCCCATGCCCGCTATAATATTCTGCAGGATATGGCGGCGCTGCTCTATCGCCGCCGCGATGAATTCGCTCAAACGATCACGGCCGAAGCCGGCAAGCCGATTGCCGACGCGAAGCGCGAGGTCAATCGCGCGGTACAGACCTTGACGATTGCGGCTGAAGAGGCCAAGCGTATCCCCGGCGAAGTCGTGCCGCTCGATTGGACGCCCCAGACCGAATCCTATCTGGGGATGGTTCGCCGGTTTCCGCTGGGTCCGATTGTCGGCATCACGCCATTCAATTTTCCGCTCAATCTGGTCGTGCACAAGGTCGCGCCGGCGCTGGCCGCCGGCAATCCGATCCTCATCAAGCCCGCACCGCAGACCCCGCTGACCTCATTGCTCCTGGGTGAAGTGGCCTTGGAGGCCGGACTCCCTGCCGGCGGGCTGAATGTGGTGCCCTGTGACAATGCGCTTGCGGAACGGCTGGTGATTGATCCCCGCTTCAAGTTGCTGAGTTTTACCGGCAGCGCGCCGGTCGGTTGGATGCTGAAAGCCAAGTGCGGCAAGAAGAAGGTGACGCTCGAACTCGGAGGCAATGCCGGCGTGATCATCGAGCCGGACGCCGATCTTGATCTGGCTGCCAAGCGGTGCGCCAGCGGCGGGTTTGGCTATGCCGGGCAAACGTGCATTTCGGTCCAGCGCATCCTCGTGCATCATTCGGTGGCCGATACGTTTACGACCAAACTGCTGCTGCAAGTCGCCAGGCTGAAAGCCGGTGATCCGACGGATGAGACGACGACCGTTGGTCCGTTGATCGATCCGGGGGCCACGCAGCGGGTCGAGAGATGGATTGAAGAGGCAGTGGCGCAAGGAGCCCGGGTGTTGCTGGGCGGAAAGCGCCTGGGAACGGTCTTGGAAGCCACGGTGCTCACCAATGTGAAGCCGGAGATGAAAGTGTCTTGCCAGGAAGTGTTCGGCCCCGTGGTCACGGTGTCGTCCTATCGGCAGTTCAGCGACGCCATTGCGGCGTTGAATCAATCCGACTATGGATTGCAGGCCGGCGTGTTCACGCAGGATATCAACAAGGTCTTTCACGCTTTCCGTCATTTGGAAGTGGGCGCCGTGTTAGCCAACGAGATTCCCACGTTTCGGGCGGATCACATGCCTTATGGGGGCGTAAAGGATTCCGGGTTGGGGAGAGAGGGCGTACGAGCGGCCATTGAGGATATGACTGAGCCGCGCCTGTTGGTCCTGAACCTGAAAGAGCCGGTCTGAGGATCGTAGAAATAATCCTGTGAGGATATTGCGAACCCCGGACAATCTTGGTACAACAGCGGCCCAATACAACGCATTGTCAATGTAGTGCAGTCAGCCTGCGGATAGACAAGGGAGACGACGACGATGGTACCTACACAGATGTTTCTGACGCGAGGAGTGGGAGTTCATAAGGAGAAGCTGGCTTCTTTTGAACAAGCCCTCCGCAGTGCCGGTGTGGCTTACTGCAATCTGGTGACGGTCTCGTCGATCCTTCCGCCTAACTGCAAAATCATCCCACGCAAGCGGGGTGAAAAGCTGCTGAACCCCGGCGAAATCACTTTCTGCGTCATGGCCCGGTCAGAGACCAATGAACGCAACCGTCTCGTGTCCGCATCCATCGGACTTGCCATTCCAACGGATCGTCAGACCTACGGCTATCTCTCCGAGCACCATGCGCACGGCGAAACCGATGAGGAGACCGGCGAATATACCGAAGATCTCGCCGCACAGATGCTGGCGACCACCTTGGGAGTGGAGTTCGATCCGAATATTGCCTGGAAAGAGCGCGAGCAGGTCTTCAAGATGGCCGGACAAATCGTGCGCACGTTGAATATCACCCAGTCGGCCGTCGGCAAGCCGGACCGATGGACGACGGTCATCGCATTGGCCGTCTTTATTCCCGAGGAAAATATCCCCAAGCGCTCTCGCCGCTAATCAGCGTGAGTATGTTGTCCCGCAGCACGCACACCATGCCAGCCTCTATGGTGGAACAGGTATGACACTTCCTGCTGGGTGGGAAGGCCAGGACCACAATTTCCTGGGGATCGATGAGCCCTGGTGCCATCCCGAGCAGGCGGGCGTCTATATCCTGCCGGCTCCGTACGAACACACCTCCAGCTATATTCTCGGATCAGACCGCGGACCTTCCGCCATTCTTGAGGCGTCCGCTCAGGTAGAGTTTTACGATGAGCAGCTCGGATGCGAGCCGTTTCGTGAATGGGGCGGCATCGCGACCGCGACTACGCTCGATCTTCAAGGGCGCGTGGACGGGCCTGCGGTTGACGCGATTCAGTCATTTGTCGCCCCGCATGTCGGGACCGGGCGATTTCTTGTGACCCTCACAGGCGAGCATACAGGCGCACTCGGGGCAATTCGGGCCCATGCGAAGCGCTACCCCGATCTATGCGTGGTGCAAATCGACGCGCATGGCGATTTGCGCCAGGCCTATGGGGGAAATCCGTTTAGCCACGCGAGCGTGATGGCCCGAGTCGTCGATGATGGACATCGGCTCGTCCAGGTCGGGATTCGCTCAATCTGTCCTGAGGAAATCCAACGGATCAATACGACCAAGAGCATTGCCACGTTCTTTGCTGCGTCGATTCTCGATCCATCCGGTCCCTATGAGGGGCGGGCGGCACGGTGGGTGCCTGAAGTGGTTGCGGCCTGTACCGGACCCGTGTATCTGACGTTCGATTGCGACGGGCTGGATAGCGCCATTATCCCAGCCCTGGGTACGCCGGAACCAGGCGGACTCGGATGGTATGATACGTTGCATTTGGTCACGGCGTTGGCCAACGGTCCGGGGATTGTCGGTATGGATATCAGTGAGATCGCTCCGATCGACGGGTTCGTGGCGCCGCAATTTGCCATCGCCCGCTTGATCTATCGCATGCTCGGCCGGATCAAAGCCGGCCGCCGGGTTCATTGAGGCGTTCGCCACGATGACGCGCGACGTTCAGCCCGCGCCTTCTTCTCCCATCCGCATCAATAAGTTTTTTACCGAGCATGGCATTTGTTCCAGGCGCGAGGCGGATCAGCGCGTCGAAGCGGGACGCGTGACCGTCAACGGGGTTGTCGCGACGCTGGGTGACCGGGTGAGTCGGACGGATGTCGTCGCCTGCGACGGGACTGTGATTCCCTGGGGCCAGGCTTTTCTTTACATCAAGTACCACAAACCGGTCGGGGTGACGACGACGAGCGAGTCGCACGTGCCTCGGAATATCATCGCCGAAATCGGACATCCCGACCGGATCTTCCCGATCGGGCGGCTGGATAAGGATTCATCCGGTCTGATTCTGCTGACGAATGACGGAAATATTGTGAACGATATCCTGCGCGTGGAATTCGGCCACGAACGGGAATATGTGGTGGATGTCGATCGACCGTTCGACGAGGCCTTCCTCAGGCAGATGGCAGAGGGGGTGGTTATTCTCGGCAGCAAGACAAGGCCGTGCCGCATGGAGCGCGTGCGGCCCCACCGGTTTCGTATCATCTTGACGGAGGGGCGCAATCGCCAGATCCGGCGGATGTGTCAGGCGTTGGGCTATCGAGTGACGGGGCTACACCGTGTCCGGATCATGCACATCGGCATTACCGGTTTGGGGGCGGGAAGCTGGAAGGAACTCTCGGCTGACGAACGGGTTGAGCTTTTTCGGGCAGTCGGGCGTCCGCCGGGTTAGTGGGTCTCGCTTGGGATGGGCGAAGCGGATGGTCCGCCGACATGCGCCCGGTCGGTCGCGCCTGAAGGAAGATCATCTGCCGCATCATTGTCGTCGTCGACCGGCTTTCTGCGTTGGCCCAGGAAGAGGTTGAGCAGCGCAATGAAGAAGCTCCCGCCCACTAATGTCATGCTGCTGGCCTGAATCGTCTTTGTTCCCTCATCGCGCATATCCTTCGCCACATCGGCAACGGTATCCAACAGATGGTCTAAGGCCAAGCTCACCTGAATCATTTTGGGGCCGGCATTGTCGGAGGCATGCTCTTCTGCTTTTCTCCGGAGCGCTTCGCGTTCGGCCGGAGAATTGGCCGTCCATTCCTGTGTCAGGAGCTGAACGGTCGTGCTGGCTGCGGAGAAGTATTGATCGAGGCTGCGTCGAACGGATTCGATGTCCTCCGGTTCGCTCCGTCCGCTTCGGGAGACGCGCAGGCCTGCCGCCGCGTACCGGTCGATGGCATGTTGAATCTTCGCCCGCTGAACGGGGAGCGATTCCGTGATGCGTTCGAAGTCCTTTTGACTGTCGGCTTCCAGGGCTCGAATAATCGTATTGCGGTAGCGCATGGTGTCGGCCGAAATATGCGCGAGGTCGGTCGCGCCGAGTGTGTATTCCGTATACATGATGCGCAGGTCCTGGTCGACCTGGCTCAGGGTCTGTCCGCTATACCAGCCGATCCCGGCGATGAGCACGCTGATCAGCAGTTGGGCGCCGGTCGGTTTAGGGATAGGAAGACGATCGAGCAGTCCCACAACAGTGTCCTTGGTTAATCGATGATGATTCGGCGGTCGACGTGAGGCGTCAGATTGGGATCGTTGGAGACGAAGACGACCGACCAGGGCTCGTCTTTCGAGCAGAGACGCCGGAGAATGGTCTCCCGCATCGTCGGGTGCATGTTGTGAATGATCCCGTCAAAAATAAGAATCTGCGGCCTGGCGAGGATGGCGCGCGCGAGCAGGATTCTCATAATGTGGGTCGGAGCCAGCACTTTGCCGGGTGTCCGTACGTGGGACTTGATGCCTTGTGGTAAGGCATCGATCTCTTCTTCCAGTTCCGTGAAGCGGAGCGCCCAGCGGACATCGCTGTAAGGCACATAGGACCGGCCTAATACGATGTTTTCTTCGATCGTGCCCTCGAACAGGGTGAGTTGGGAGTCGAGCATGAATCCACGGCAGCGGTTGACGGTCGTTCGATCCAGGTGTCGGAGATCCACCCCGTTGTAGCGGAGGACGCCATGGGTTGGAGCTTCCAATCCTGCGAGGACTCGGGCGAGAGCCGTTTTCGCGACGGTGGTGCTGGCATAGATGCCGACTTTTTCACCCGGCATGACTTCCAGATCGAAGTTGGAAAAAATGGAAGAGGTTCCAGGATGCGCAACCGCCAGGTCTTTGCACGTGAGCCGAATTCCGTGGATAGTGGGGTCCGGCAAGGGGACGGACAGTGTCGCCGATTCCTGGTCTTTCGGGAGCGCAAAGAACTCGTCGAGCTCTGTCAACGCGGTCATAAAGTAATAGACGTGGCCCATCCGCTTGACGACGCCGTCGAAGCTCGTGAGGATTCCTGCTACCACCACTTCGGCGGCTACCAATTGTCCGATCGTCAATTGACCGATCGAGAGGAGCCACCCGGCGGTGGCAATGAGGCTGCTGTGGCCAATAGCCTGCCATCCGACTGAGCTCAGGTATTGCCGTGCTAGCACGGCAAAGCGTTCTCGTCTAGTGGCGACATAGTTGTCGACCAGCTGATCGGACTTCTGCATGAGCAGCGGTTGGCTATCGGTCGCTTTGAAATGCAGGAGGTTGTAAGAGATTTCCTGCATCCAATGCAGCGTCTCATATTTGGCATGGGATACGGCGATGGTGGTTCGTAAGCCGCCGTGCGAGAGCAGGAAGAAGATCACGTTGAAGCCCGCGAGCAACAGGGCGTCGTACAGCAGGAAATAGGGATGGTAGAACACCAGAATGGACATTCCCACCGCTCCGCCGACGACCACGTTGATCAAGTCGACGAGCAAGACGGAGAGGGCGCGCTGCATTAACACTGTTTCGAGAAAATAGTTGGCGTAGCGCGGCTTGAACTTCTGATATTGCATGAGCGGAAGTTGTTGCGTCATGGCGAGCGTCACGCGCGCGAACACCCGTCGCTCCAGCACTTCGACGGCATAATACTGGAGGGTTTTGAAGACGCCGACAAAGGCCAGGGCCGATGCCATGATGACCGCCAGAGTCACAATGGTGATGGGCTGAATCGCGAAGGCGAAGGTGTTAACGAGTTCCTGAACCGTCAACGGCACAATCAGTGAGAAGAGTCCGATCGCAAGCGAATAGGAAAAGATGAGCCCGAGGACTTTCTTCTCGAGGCGGAAGAGGAGCCCCAGGTGTCCCAGCATGGCCTGGAAAAGGTTCGGCTGCGTATCAGAATGGCCTTGGGCCATATCTTTCAGGTCCTTACGCTAAATCGCCGAGGCGCGGTGCAGAGAGGAATCCCGTCACCAGGCTCACCCGTGACACTGCCGAATCGATGTCGGTACGGTCACCCTAGCAAATATCATCTGCAAATTCCACGTTTACACGGACTTAGTCACGAGACCGGTAATTGACCGGGACTGCGCTCGGGTTGCTTTTGGCCCAGGCGCCGATGGCCCATTGGTACAGAGCCTGGGCTTTCTGGTAGTCGGCCTTGGCGCGAATCACCTGCGCTTCGGAGTCCACCGAATTGCGCTCGCGAAGATTCACGAAGAGAACGCTGGTGGCGCCCAACCCAAAGCGGAATCGTTCGCCTTCTTCGAGTGTTTTGGCGAGGCGCAAGGATTGGACGGCAGCCTCCATTCGCTCTTTGGCTCGCTCGATCGCCGAAAGGGCGTTATCGACATCGACGACCACCTGCTGTTCACGGAATTTTTGGACCATGACGAAGCGGTCTGCTTTGCCCTGCGCTTCAAGTACTTCGCCGCGGCTCCGACGTTGGAGAATGGGGATTCTGAGTTCAAGGCCAAAGCGGTACCCGAGGCCGAGCACGAATTTCTCCGGATTGCGAGCTGGGGCGGCTTCGGCATCCAGGCTCGGGAGTAAGTTATTCTTAGCGAGTTCTAAGTCGATATCGTTCATTTTCGCTTCGATTCCGATTTCCCTAATTTCAGGCCGTTCGGCTTTCGCTTGAATCTTATGGGCCTTGACGGCATCAGGCGTCGGAGACAGCATCTGTGCCGGAAAGTCCGGGACCCGGTCGAGGGCGGGCAGGGATGGAACGTTGCTCTCCCACAGGAACATCGACAGTTTGAATTGCTCCTGCTCCACCTGGCGCTGTGCGGCAATGGAGACTTCTCGGCGGCGCTGGACTTCCTGGTTGGCTTCGACCACGTCTAACGGCGCGACGGCTCCGGCCTTCGCCCGCCCTTCCACCTGCTTAAACCGATCCTCTGCCACTTTGAGGGCTCTACGCTGAACTTCGACATAGCGGACGGCTGCCACCCAATCCCAAAATTGGGTGGCTGCCGCTAGGAATAAGTCCTGCCGGGTTTGTGCAATACGGATATCCGCTCGAGGATCGGCCAGCTCAGACCGCTGCAGTTCCGCGTTCTCTGGATTGACCATCAAGCCTTTCAGGAGAGGGAAAAACCCTCCTAGAATGACTTGCTGGCTGCCGTTTCCAAAAGAAAGGTCAGGAATCTTGGCATCGCCAATGGCTTGGCGGACACCGGCGCTGTACCGGAATCCCATCGGATTCCGGGCTTCGATGAGCGTGTCGTTGAACCCCACCGATTGCGTGCCGAATTTATCCTTGGAGATAAACCGTTCGATTTCGGTGTCATTGATAAGGACAGGCTCAAACGCTCCAAGGGCTTTGAGCATTCGGCCGCGGGCCATCACTTTCTCGGTCCCGGCTCCTTTGAGCAAGGGGTGTGAGCGATCGATCCAGGCATGGATTTCATCCACACTCAAGGGAATTGCGGGGAGCCCCTTCGCCGCGTCTCCCTCGGCTGCAGCGGCGTTGAGCGGAACTGATGCGGCAGATAGAAGAAGCGCCCCACACACGAGGCCGAACCGTAACAACATCATGGCTACTCCTTTGCTCTCCTGGATATGAGCCCGTTGTCGCCCGCCGTCTGGCGAGCATAGGGCATGAACGGATGTGTGCTGGAGAGGTGATTCAGCAAGAGCGCGATACGGTACTGATAGGGGCGGTTACTTCGCACCTCGTCCCGCTTTCGGTAAGAGCGTGTCGATGAGGCTTGGCGGACGCTCTTGGTAATCAGGCGGGAAGAGATTGAAGCGCCGCCACATCTCATACCAGAGCGGGACACGATTGAGGATGACCCAGCCCATGACTTTGGTGCCTTGCCGCACATGGCTTTGCTCCGGCCATGGCCGGTCTTCAGGGTCCGGTACCACCCAGAACCGGAAGTTACCCTTGCCGTCGTCTGTTTGGTCGATGACTTTGATTACGCCAGTAAACGTGCCTGCCATCACTTCAGGCCAGGCGGGAAGCGGAATAGCCGGAATGCCATAAAACAGAATTTTCACTTTCCGCCCGACGTTGAGGAGCGGGGCGTCGATGCCGTCTGCCGTCATCTCTACGGCCTTGTCGAGACTGGTGGGTGACAGTCGAACGATCTTGTCTCCCTGCCGGACGGTTTCTCCGGCGCCCGCCTCGGCCATCTTGACGACCGTGCCGTCGATCGGCGCCAGAATTTTGCTGGCGATGCGACGTTGTGTGGCATTCGACATGCGGAGGGAGACTTCGGCCACTTGATCCGCGGCTTTGGCGGCCTCTCCCACGGAAGCATCCCGTGCGGCTTCGGCGTCCAGCAACCGCTGCAATACCTCAGCGCTGATCTGCTCACGACCAAAGCCAAGGGCTTTCATGGACTGCTCGGCGGCTCGTAAATTGGCTTGCGCCCCTTCCAGGTCGGCTTTGCTGCCGATGGCCGATTGGATGGTCAACTCCAGTTCCCGCTGTGAGACGAGGCCTTGCTCGGCGAGCTGCTTGTGGCGGTCGACGTTCAGTTCGGCCGTGGACATCGTGATTTTTGCGGATTCAACTTTTTGATAGGCTTCGCGAACTTTGTTCTGGGCTTCGACCACGCGGGCTTGGGCCGATGGAACGGCGGCCTTCACGAGGTTCTGCATTTCTTTGATGCGCTTATCGAGTTGCTCCGCTCGGGAGAGAGCGGCCTTCC
It encodes:
- a CDS encoding ATP-binding cassette domain-containing protein — translated: MAQGHSDTQPNLFQAMLGHLGLLFRLEKKVLGLIFSYSLAIGLFSLIVPLTVQELVNTFAFAIQPITIVTLAVIMASALAFVGVFKTLQYYAVEVLERRVFARVTLAMTQQLPLMQYQKFKPRYANYFLETVLMQRALSVLLVDLINVVVGGAVGMSILVFYHPYFLLYDALLLAGFNVIFFLLSHGGLRTTIAVSHAKYETLHWMQEISYNLLHFKATDSQPLLMQKSDQLVDNYVATRRERFAVLARQYLSSVGWQAIGHSSLIATAGWLLSIGQLTIGQLVAAEVVVAGILTSFDGVVKRMGHVYYFMTALTELDEFFALPKDQESATLSVPLPDPTIHGIRLTCKDLAVAHPGTSSIFSNFDLEVMPGEKVGIYASTTVAKTALARVLAGLEAPTHGVLRYNGVDLRHLDRTTVNRCRGFMLDSQLTLFEGTIEENIVLGRSYVPYSDVRWALRFTELEEEIDALPQGIKSHVRTPGKVLAPTHIMRILLARAILARPQILIFDGIIHNMHPTMRETILRRLCSKDEPWSVVFVSNDPNLTPHVDRRIIID
- the speB gene encoding agmatinase gives rise to the protein MTLPAGWEGQDHNFLGIDEPWCHPEQAGVYILPAPYEHTSSYILGSDRGPSAILEASAQVEFYDEQLGCEPFREWGGIATATTLDLQGRVDGPAVDAIQSFVAPHVGTGRFLVTLTGEHTGALGAIRAHAKRYPDLCVVQIDAHGDLRQAYGGNPFSHASVMARVVDDGHRLVQVGIRSICPEEIQRINTTKSIATFFAASILDPSGPYEGRAARWVPEVVAACTGPVYLTFDCDGLDSAIIPALGTPEPGGLGWYDTLHLVTALANGPGIVGMDISEIAPIDGFVAPQFAIARLIYRMLGRIKAGRRVH
- a CDS encoding aldehyde dehydrogenase family protein, translated to MQEPRPFLVHGVWKRNALTAGVTNPFTGHVFAEVCQAGESDVEEAIASSVAAAPVMAKLASHARYNILQDMAALLYRRRDEFAQTITAEAGKPIADAKREVNRAVQTLTIAAEEAKRIPGEVVPLDWTPQTESYLGMVRRFPLGPIVGITPFNFPLNLVVHKVAPALAAGNPILIKPAPQTPLTSLLLGEVALEAGLPAGGLNVVPCDNALAERLVIDPRFKLLSFTGSAPVGWMLKAKCGKKKVTLELGGNAGVIIEPDADLDLAAKRCASGGFGYAGQTCISVQRILVHHSVADTFTTKLLLQVARLKAGDPTDETTTVGPLIDPGATQRVERWIEEAVAQGARVLLGGKRLGTVLEATVLTNVKPEMKVSCQEVFGPVVTVSSYRQFSDAIAALNQSDYGLQAGVFTQDINKVFHAFRHLEVGAVLANEIPTFRADHMPYGGVKDSGLGREGVRAAIEDMTEPRLLVLNLKEPV
- a CDS encoding thioredoxin domain-containing protein codes for the protein MNSSRRGIMIAGWAMACCVALFPSLSGAKDEPGQAETRMRGQANAPVTLIEYSDFTCGYCLKFFRETWPRIQARYVDTGKVKFLYRDYPRADQGPGLDAALAARCAGGQGKYWAMHDRLFAEGGRIDQAVILRHAVAIGLTQSVFERCLKEKSHVASIFADREEANRWGFHGTPGFILVRTASGPTEKEPAIAIPGAFPFEMFAEEIDRLLASTPHSRGGTERESLIRPVRSVERSRPLVRDPHVP
- a CDS encoding deoxyhypusine synthase family protein is translated as MATREFHDGGQDGLEALEPLDPDKIGSFNDLLVAMGKTAFGGRRLGEAFEVLNAMIEDADCKVVLTLSGAMTIAKMGKIISTMVDRGMVHCIISTGALIAHGLSESIGKTHYRVNPAVSDEELFEKGYNRVYDTLEMESNLNYVEQVVSQTLKRVNYDAPLSSEILTRELGKTLAEEYEGDGILKSAYLKKVPVYIPAYTDSEMGLDVGTWAMGRAIAQARSQAKPGDDLGLLRSLHQSLPSFNPYLDLNSYAGQILSAKKIGIFTIGGGVPRNWAQQVGPYIEIGNHRLGLSVKPPRFHYGVRICPEPDYWGGLSGCTYQEGISWGKFVPPAEGGRFAEVLSDATVVWPLLMMGLLERQRMRDKQPS
- a CDS encoding arginine decarboxylase, pyruvoyl-dependent, with the protein product MVPTQMFLTRGVGVHKEKLASFEQALRSAGVAYCNLVTVSSILPPNCKIIPRKRGEKLLNPGEITFCVMARSETNERNRLVSASIGLAIPTDRQTYGYLSEHHAHGETDEETGEYTEDLAAQMLATTLGVEFDPNIAWKEREQVFKMAGQIVRTLNITQSAVGKPDRWTTVIALAVFIPEENIPKRSRR
- a CDS encoding MCP four helix bundle domain-containing protein, whose product is MGLLDRLPIPKPTGAQLLISVLIAGIGWYSGQTLSQVDQDLRIMYTEYTLGATDLAHISADTMRYRNTIIRALEADSQKDFERITESLPVQRAKIQHAIDRYAAAGLRVSRSGRSEPEDIESVRRSLDQYFSAASTTVQLLTQEWTANSPAEREALRRKAEEHASDNAGPKMIQVSLALDHLLDTVADVAKDMRDEGTKTIQASSMTLVGGSFFIALLNLFLGQRRKPVDDDNDAADDLPSGATDRAHVGGPSASPIPSETH
- a CDS encoding biotin/lipoyl-binding protein, giving the protein MARLGSGLKSKVRSLIARDSGLSEISIDDLATSSKLQSWEAVQIPERLKFSSRLAIKLVILFLLIIAFVPWTQTITVTGQLSAYSPYERPQDIEAQITGRIQKWHVFEGVRVKQGDLIVELEDYDPNFMAPDLLSFLDQRKKALEQTRKAALSRAEQLDKRIKEMQNLVKAAVPSAQARVVEAQNKVREAYQKVESAKITMSTAELNVDRHKQLAEQGLVSQRELELTIQSAIGSKADLEGAQANLRAAEQSMKALGFGREQISAEVLQRLLDAEAARDASVGEAAKAADQVAEVSLRMSNATQRRIASKILAPIDGTVVKMAEAGAGETVRQGDKIVRLSPTSLDKAVEMTADGIDAPLLNVGRKVKILFYGIPAIPLPAWPEVMAGTFTGVIKVIDQTDDGKGNFRFWVVPDPEDRPWPEQSHVRQGTKVMGWVILNRVPLWYEMWRRFNLFPPDYQERPPSLIDTLLPKAGRGAK
- a CDS encoding pseudouridine synthase; this encodes MTRDVQPAPSSPIRINKFFTEHGICSRREADQRVEAGRVTVNGVVATLGDRVSRTDVVACDGTVIPWGQAFLYIKYHKPVGVTTTSESHVPRNIIAEIGHPDRIFPIGRLDKDSSGLILLTNDGNIVNDILRVEFGHEREYVVDVDRPFDEAFLRQMAEGVVILGSKTRPCRMERVRPHRFRIILTEGRNRQIRRMCQALGYRVTGLHRVRIMHIGITGLGAGSWKELSADERVELFRAVGRPPG
- a CDS encoding TolC family protein, coding for MMLLRFGLVCGALLLSAASVPLNAAAAEGDAAKGLPAIPLSVDEIHAWIDRSHPLLKGAGTEKVMARGRMLKALGAFEPVLINDTEIERFISKDKFGTQSVGFNDTLIEARNPMGFRYSAGVRQAIGDAKIPDLSFGNGSQQVILGGFFPLLKGLMVNPENAELQRSELADPRADIRIAQTRQDLFLAAATQFWDWVAAVRYVEVQRRALKVAEDRFKQVEGRAKAGAVAPLDVVEANQEVQRRREVSIAAQRQVEQEQFKLSMFLWESNVPSLPALDRVPDFPAQMLSPTPDAVKAHKIQAKAERPEIREIGIEAKMNDIDLELAKNNLLPSLDAEAAPARNPEKFVLGLGYRFGLELRIPILQRRSRGEVLEAQGKADRFVMVQKFREQQVVVDVDNALSAIERAKERMEAAVQSLRLAKTLEEGERFRFGLGATSVLFVNLRERNSVDSEAQVIRAKADYQKAQALYQWAIGAWAKSNPSAVPVNYRSRD